The nucleotide sequence CTCACCATACTAAACTGTTCAAAGTCCGCGTGAACCTGATTGATAAATACATTCTGATCCTGGGAGTCGAGCGACAAGTTCGGCGGGCCGTGGTGGCCCGTGGGACTTGACGGCGCCGAAGCGTTGTTGCTGTAGCTAAGAGGGCTTTcctgaataaattatttgaaaaattttagttgATGCACAGTGTATCAAAACTTGTCGCTTCTTTTCATTTTAAGAGGCATACCGAACAGGCATCACAcacaaatgctaaaataaCACGGCCATAAATATTGAAAGGTCTCTGTAGGATGGCCTTAGTATGTAAACTTGTCAATCTTGACACAAGCATAGGTACGGTAACTCAATATTTGTACAGAATTATTCGTTCAAACAATGAATATTTCTACAGCTACACATAAGTAATATCTGACGAGAAGGTCTTTTCAATCTAACCAAAACTACTTCCGTGCAAACAAGTACGCCTCATCATGTTCATccaaaataacaaatttttatcctaGACCCAAAAATAATTCACGATATCTCACCTGATAGGTAATACTAGGCGAAGATTGTGGCGAAGGTCGGTTCACCATCTGCGTCGTTCGGTAATTCAGCGAGTTGAACGGGCCTTGCGTGTTCTGCGGATGCACTTGTGCTTGCGACGCATTCTGCAACACAAGAATTACGCAATGAAAAATCCGTTTCGTGAAAAATATCGAATAGTCAATAAAAACGATTAATGAAAATCTTACTGGACTCTGAGGTGCCACAGGACTGTGCGGTTGCTGGTAGACGTAGTGTCCAGGACTGTGCGCCACAGGGTGCTGCTGCGGTATACCTGGCGACGTCGTCCCCGTAACGTTCTGCTGCTGCGGTGAGTAGCCTGCCACCCTGAGGTCCTGTTGGGACGCACTCGTGTTGTTCTCCTGCGTGAGACCCTGCTTGAATGGAAAATTTGCACATCATTCTTCTCGCTCTTTGGCGCGGATTACAGTTAACGAGATCGTGGGCTGGTTCGGACACTGTCAGGATACGCGTTCTCCTTACCGTTACAGGTCTCTACACGAGTTCTTGGTGGACATGAGTttgcgtgtatacgtatatgcgTGACTGTGTATAAGTGTGTGGGAACATACCGTGGCTATGTGAACATCCAACTTGCTCTGTTTGGTAAGCCGTGGACtttgcaaaaatatatatatatatacatatatgtacatGTACAGTCAGAAGAGCGTAAGGCTGTGGCGTTTCGTTCGTATATAGCAAGTGAACAgtacgcgagagagaatcAATCTTAAGAGCTGGATTTTGAAAGTTGAATTGCAAGTTTTATGATTGATTTTCTCTCCTTGAAGGAAGTAGCCATGATGTGATTGTCGAGATAacttaaaaattaatgactTGAAGATTGCTTTTGCATGGCTGCGTTAAAGTAGCGATGAAAGGGTTAGTAAGTCGGCGCTCGTAAATCTGTTGCTGAAAAGCGTTCGGttggttaaaaaaaaatcacagtaACATCTACTAACCTTACAGGAATGTAGAAACCTATGGTTAACAGGCACCGATAAATGATTctgcaaaataataaaaaacttctACAACCAAGgcaaaataaaacaagataagctgaaataaaaatcataaaaggtcgcacaaaaataaaaatattaaaacgtaatgctataaataaaaaataaattaaaaacttaagCTGGTAAAAATGGTCTCCTAAAGATAGAATAGAGATTAAAAAACATCCAGTCGCAACAAGACAACAAGTAATGACAAAATTGACAGAAAAGTACATAATGCCGTGAAAATAGGTAGTTGCATCAAGACGTTAAAAAGTACAGCTTCGACAGATGACAGAGTGTTTCAAGACGGTTACTTAGTTGCGGCATAGGAAAAACACACGAGCACACATACAGATAGACATACATAAAATAGGCTAGACAGTGCGCTATGATGCAAATAAATATACACTTGAAGACGCGAAGGGATATAAACTAGCAGCGCGTCTCATCACTCTAAAGGACTCCTGCTGTCGTTCTCTCGTCTAGCATCGGATGGCACGTAACTCATTACTATCTGTTTATCTGTTGCATGCAACTACGTCTATTGCTTTTCGAGACTACTGGACACTTCCTGAGATTTCGGAGCATTATCACAGTGACATATACAAAATCAAATCGTAGATCATATATATCCACTATAAAGGTCGAACAAACAGTAATATATACGCGGTGTACACGTGTATATAATCATATCATAGTATATATGTCATAGCAGGACAGTTTCTGCAGGAGGTCCGAGTGGCGGAGAAAAGCACCGCAGAGAAGCTATATGATATGCAATACTGTATATATACTGTTATAGGCTTGTCGCAAGGATATTTACTTGGGCGCTTGCGGCTTGCACCAAGCTGGTTGGCGACAGGGTGGTGGGACTCGTTTGAGGACTCTGATGGCTCGTTTGAGGACTCTGCAATAGACGACAGCATACGTCGTTTATGATTACCCTCGTAACTTCTTTcctgcgttttttttttctagtctTTCATAAGGACCTCGGAAACTACTCGCGCATCAGAAGCTTCATTACAAAAAGATCGACGCGCTCGCACGAGACTCAAGGCAACGTATAtcgctctccgcgcgcgcgtatatattaAAGTATGACGAGATAATCGACAAGAGACACGTAATACGACTCGGAATTTCGTAGCGCGGAAGCGCAGCCGGCTTTCTGTGTGTGCAAGGTGCAGAATTTTAAGTGACAGACAGATCTTCGCGTGTATATTGAGTGACGTTAAGTTAAAAATGCTCGAGGTATATATACAGAATCGACACTCTGCAGCGCGTTTCGTATATCGCTGGGCGCCGATTTATTTGTTCACATATaggaacaaaaataataaacgtacgAATAACGAAAAAGAAACAACGCATCAGCGAGTAAAGTAGTACAGCTCTCGGTACATCTCAGTATTAGTCAGTCGACAAGAGGAAAACAAAACAGAACGATAGACGAGTTATAATGCAGCTCGAGATCACCAAGAATatcgataataattatatgtataaataatgttAATACCAAAAGatgttagagaaaaagaaggctgagtattgataaaaatagtATAAAACAGAGATCGAGAGAAATCttagttaaaaaaaagagaaaaaaggtaaGAAAGTATATTCgcatcaaatcaaaaactcGTATCGAGTCGGACGAAAACCTGTGCGTGACAGAGTATATATTAAAAACGTGTGAGATAAAAAAAGTAGAAGAAAAGTATAAAGAAAAGCGAAAATAAGTTTCCGGGGGACGGAGGAGACGACGTACATTGCTGTATTGTGAACCGCTTGAATGGTCCTCTTGGTCTAACGGCGTAACTAGCGGCGATGAGAAGCGTACGTTGCTCAGGTCCGGCAGCGAACCTGTGTTGTTGCCGATCGGAATTTGCTGTCCCGGCGGTTGTGAGCTTGGATACACGCTGCGAAACGAGGAAAAAACTGTTAgtcgattaaaaaataaattacataGTCTTGGTTATTACTCAAGTGTGTCAGCTATTTTTACACTTAACAAATTTAATAGAAAATACAGATACACAGTTGTCGCGTGACTGTACTCTAACGCTAATTCGAACACTTGTTCGATCCAAATCACTCCaatgataattattatagatAAGATAGCATAATCCAAACAGTAGAATGGAATACTGACTTTATGCCTGGCACTCTGGGCATGTCACAGGACGATCTCGGCCGTTCGATGAAGCCATGATGATGATGGGAATCTCCTCGGTTATCGTTGCTCGATCCTCCGTGGGCTCCTCGCTGTTGATCTGTTTGCAAAAAGAACATTATCGAATATTTCGTTCTTGTCCACACATAAAAGTACAAaggtttaaaaatttaatttaaaagtaaaaacacgtgcaaaTTTTACAACCGTACACATGTATGTACAATTGAATCAGTGGAAGACTCTTTCATAAAGAAAAGACCAGTACTAAAACAGGCTTACTATGAAAAGACTGGAATAATTAAAATGCgagaataataaaagtttGATTAAAGAAAAGGcacacaaaagtatttttaacacACAAACTCGCATGATTGTATAGACATTAAGAGTAAAAATAGCCCGGCTATACCCACCTAATCGCGTAACTTGATAATTCAAGTAAAATGCTTTGGATATCGTTAATTATTACCGAAAAGcgaacattatttatttttctttctaaaaagACTCCATCTCACGCGTGCCTCTATAATAGACAATAAACAGTCAAAGCAATCGTAAAAACTTGTAAAAGTTACAAGTCGCAGCGAAGAGACTCGCTACACTCGCCAAACGCAAAACGGACGAGTATATTGAAAAGTTCTTTGAAAATCTTCCTCGCCCTTTAACTCACACATGCACTTACAACAAGCTCTTAGCAGCAAGCACGCAATCATGGATAGAGAATGTTAAAAGACGAATAAAAACTCAGACTGACAGGCATCGCTACCTCGTCGATGGGTCATAGGCGAACCATGGCTCTGATGATGGCAAGCCTCGTTGGCGCTCTGGTGGAGAGCGGAGTCAGAGTTAGTACGCCGCCAGTGCGTCTCTGGAAGTGGCGGCGATAGATAAGGTACACCACTGTAGGGGGACGTGTCGTGACGCTTCTCGTGGCGCATCGGGCCCACACCCATACTCCGGCCTCGCTCGGTGCCACCGCCACCTCCGGGCTGCTGGACATTACCGGCCGGCGCCTGGCCTTGTCGGTAGCACAGCTGGCTCTGCTGCATCTCCTCCAGGTTGTTTAGCGCCGTCTGCGATGGGAAAGAAATCAGGATTAGTGAATGATTTGTTTGGCTTTGAAATTTACTGTATATAGTTCAAGCGCGGGTTTCATTCACGAGAGGGATTACTTTTCTAGAGAGATGCTTTTGATTATATGCgcgcattttttatttgtttcatTCTAATCTACCTATCGATACTCTAAggtcaaattaaaaaaaaaaacaaattgatcATAGGAAGGTACATATGAATGGATACAGTCTCACATGCACTAATCACAACAAACGTGCATCTAATCTATGCATCCAGAAGGCTGTCTCATAAAAACTGTCGCATACATCATCCATCCCTCGCAGCCTTGCGAAAAATTTGTTCTTTCACTTCGGCCAATCCTTTCTCAGCCGAACAATGAAATCGTCGCAGCCGTGCGCGGTCATTGTATTGAGATAATACAGCTTAGGGCCATTTACAGCTCCCCTCCTTTACGATTCCGTGTACGCAATCGTCGCGTGTTATTACGCCACGATTGCTAAACAAATTTCCAATCCACCTGCTCTGGGGGATCGCGATCGATGAAAAAGCTCGCTTCCTGGAATCCCCCGGTTCGAACCGGATACCAGCCACCCCCACCAAAAAGTTCACTCAACCCGCGCCTCCTCCGGGACCTATACGATcacctctatctctctcttttcacCTACATGTATACAGGAATATACatcagccgagagagagagagagagagcccgcgGCGAGCATCATCCCCCGGTTGCTGCACACGTGCTCTCACTCtcggcgctgcagcagcagcagcagcgcgacggCGGTGGCTCCGATCAATACTCAGCGCGGAGGCACTTACGCGCAAGCCTGCGCTGGCTCTACCTGTGCACGCGCTTTGCGTGTGCATACTGTgcttctctcgttctctctctctctcgctctctctctctctctctctctctctctctctctctctctctctctctctctctctctctctccctctttctcgctGGTGGACGTATATACAGCGCACAGGTGTGTAGCCGAAGAGGCGGGGGAGTCGAGGCGACGAATGTCCCTAGAGGCGGAAAGTTTGCGCGGGTGAATTTTGAATGGCCGGATGAGTTCGGcaattctttttcttttatttccaTGGCTATTGTGAGGGAATTTCTCGAGAACGGGATATACGTAACGCAACTTGAAAAGTTTCGAGAGCTTATACTGTCCGCAGCTTTGTTCGACGCGACTAGAGACGAGTGTGTATACCCTAAACTATAGAAAAGTTGAACTTAATTTTCCGGCTATTCACAAGGCACTAATAAAAAGCCAAAACTAGGCGAAACAAATTCCAATGCCTCTCCCAACCGATCGATTTACCGATCGTTCGATCGTTTGCCCCATCTCCCCATTTCGCTCCAAATCCATACAA is from Nasonia vitripennis strain AsymCx chromosome 1, Nvit_psr_1.1, whole genome shotgun sequence and encodes:
- the LOC100116193 gene encoding CREB-regulated transcription coactivator 1 isoform X20, translated to MANPRKFSEKIALINQKEAEETARFEAIMKEVSDVTSKTALNNLEEMQQSQLCYRQGQAPAGNVQQPGGGGGTERGRSMGVGPMRHEKRHDTSPYSGVPYLSPPLPETHWRRTNSDSALHQSANEACHHQSHGSPMTHRRGSDAYQQRGAHGGSSNDNRGDSHHHHGFIERPRSSCDMPRVPGINVYPSSQPPGQQIPIGNNTGSLPDLSNVRFSSPLVTPLDQEDHSSGSQYSNSPQTSHQSPQTSPTTLSPTSLVQAASAQNHLSVPVNHRFLHSCKGLTQENNTSASQQDLRVAGYSPQQQNVTGTTSPGIPQQHPVAHSPGHYVYQQPHSPVAPQSPNASQAQVHPQNTQGPFNSLNYRTTQMVNRPSPQSSPSITYQESPLSYSNNASAPSSPTGHHGPPNLSLDSQDQNVFINQVHADFEQFSMMDSPSTTIGPYMNSPSHSGTYAQNDILSVTSELGSGDGGYFSTSPLQPLGYHARTPTTTQQLTPQTPNTPTITLTDCSLGPDDFGPSIAASFGTDIFATDDALGCQELSAMRQEDINALRQGLGPLDLDELQRLANSDMVISDPTTEADFRLEQR
- the LOC100116193 gene encoding CREB-regulated transcription coactivator 1 isoform X2, whose protein sequence is MANPRKFSEKIALINQKEAEETARFEAIMKEVSDVTSKVASANASPTSTAAASTSSSAGTSRQATASAAVPAGPEAAPTRPLSVKSAGASPPQSSGKLLHINLGQQYRAGSLPNVNANNAVGAGQSNVPELTGKDILLIGQIATSATLHSIDLKTALNNLEEMQQSQLCYRQGQAPAGNVQQPGGGGGTERGRSMGVGPMRHEKRHDTSPYSGVPYLSPPLPETHWRRTNSDSALHQSANEACHHQSHGSPMTHRRGSDAYQQRGAHGGSSNDNRGDSHHHHGFIERPRSSCDMPRVPGINVYPSSQPPGQQIPIGNNTGSLPDLSNVRFSSPLVTPLDQEDHSSGSQYSNSPQTSHQSPQTSPTTLSPTSLVQAASAQNHLSVPVNHRFLHSCKGLTQENNTSASQQDLRVAGYSPQQQNVTGTTSPGIPQQHPVAHSPGHYVYQQPHSPVAPQSPNASQAQVHPQNTQGPFNSLNYRTTQMVNRPSPQSSPSITYQESPLSYSNNASAPSSPTGHHGPPNLSLDSQDQNVFINQVHADFEQFSMAPIDWAQMMQQLEDTGYTLSTPLDEMDSPSTTIGPYMNSPSHSGTYAQNDILSVTSELGSGDGGYFSTSPLQPLGYHARTPTTTQQLTPQTPNTPTITLTDCSLGPDDFGPSIAASFGTDIFATDDALGCQELSAMRQEDINALRQGLGPLDLDELQRLANSDMVISDPTTEADFRLEQR
- the LOC100116193 gene encoding CREB-regulated transcription coactivator 1 isoform X5; protein product: MANPRKFSEKIALINQKEAEETARFEAIMKEVSDVTSKVASANASPTSTAAASTSSSAGTSRQATASAAVPAGPEAAPTRPLSVKSAGASPPQSSGKLLHINLGQQYRAGSLPNVNANNAVGAGQSNVPELTGKDILLIGQIATSATLHSIDLKTALNNLEEMQQSQLCYRQGQAPAGNVQQPGGGGGTERGRSMGVGPMRHEKRHDTSPYSGVPYLSPPLPETHWRRTNSDSALHQSANEACHHQSHGSPMTHRRGSDAYQQRGAHGGSSNDNRGDSHHHHGFIERPRSSCDMPRVPGINVYPSSQPPGQQIPIGNNTGSLPDLSNVRFSSPLVTPLDQEDHSSGSQYSNSPQTSHQSPQTSPTTLSPTSLVQAASAQGLTQENNTSASQQDLRVAGYSPQQQNVTGTTSPGIPQQHPVAHSPGHYVYQQPHSPVAPQSPNASQAQVHPQNTQGPFNSLNYRTTQMVNRPSPQSSPSITYQESPLSYSNNASAPSSPTGHHGPPNLSLDSQDQNVFINQVHADFEQFSMAPIDWAQMMQQLEDTGYTLSTPLDEMDSPSTTIGPYMNSPSHSGTYAQNDILSVTSELGSGDGGYFSTSPLQPLGYHARTPTTTQQLTPQTPNTPTITLTDCSLGPDDFGPSIAASFGTDIFATDDALGCQELSAMRQEDINALRQGLGPLDLDELQRLANSDMVISDPTTEADFRLEQR
- the LOC100116193 gene encoding CREB-regulated transcription coactivator 1 isoform X11, encoding MANPRKFSEKIALINQKEAEETARFEAIMKEVSDVTSKVASANASPTSTAAASTSSSAGTSRQATASAAVPAGPEAAPTRPLSVKSAGASPPQSSGKLLHINLGQQYRAGSLPNVNANNAVGAGQSNVPELTGKDILLIGQIATSATLHSIDLKTALNNLEEMQQSQLCYRQGQAPAGNVQQPGGGGGTERGRSMGVGPMRHEKRHDTSPYSGVPYLSPPLPETHWRRTNSDSALHQSANEACHHQSHGSPMTHRRGSDAYQQRGAHGGSSNDNRGDSHHHHGFIERPRSSCDMPRVPGINVYPSSQPPGQQIPIGNNTGSLPDLSNVRFSSPLVTPLDQEDHSSGSQYSNGLTQENNTSASQQDLRVAGYSPQQQNVTGTTSPGIPQQHPVAHSPGHYVYQQPHSPVAPQSPNASQAQVHPQNTQGPFNSLNYRTTQMVNRPSPQSSPSITYQESPLSYSNNASAPSSPTGHHGPPNLSLDSQDQNVFINQVHADFEQFSMAPIDWAQMMQQLEDTGYTLSTPLDEMDSPSTTIGPYMNSPSHSGTYAQNDILSVTSELGSGDGGYFSTSPLQPLGYHARTPTTTQQLTPQTPNTPTITLTDCSLGPDDFGPSIAASFGTDIFATDDALGCQELSAMRQEDINALRQGLGPLDLDELQRLANSDMVISDPTTEADFRLEQR
- the LOC100116193 gene encoding CREB-regulated transcription coactivator 1 isoform X1; the encoded protein is MANPRKFSEKIALINQKEAEETARFEAIMKEVSDVTSKVASANASPTSTAAASTSSSAGTSRQATASAAVPAGPEAAPTRPLSVKSAGASPPQSSGKLLHINLGQQYRAGSLPNVNANNAVGAGQSNVPELTGKDILLIGQIATSATLHSIDLKTALNNLEEMQQSQLCYRQGQAPAGNVQQPGGGGGTERGRSMGVGPMRHEKRHDTSPYSGVPYLSPPLPETHWRRTNSDSALHQSANEACHHQSHGSPMTHRRGSDAYQQRGAHGGSSNDNRGDSHHHHGFIERPRSSCDMPRVPGINVYPSSQPPGQQIPIGNNTGSLPDLSNVRFSSPLVTPLDQEDHSSGSQYSNSPQTSHQSPQTSPTTLSPTSLVQAASAQNHLSVPVNHRFLHSCKQGLTQENNTSASQQDLRVAGYSPQQQNVTGTTSPGIPQQHPVAHSPGHYVYQQPHSPVAPQSPNASQAQVHPQNTQGPFNSLNYRTTQMVNRPSPQSSPSITYQESPLSYSNNASAPSSPTGHHGPPNLSLDSQDQNVFINQVHADFEQFSMAPIDWAQMMQQLEDTGYTLSTPLDEMDSPSTTIGPYMNSPSHSGTYAQNDILSVTSELGSGDGGYFSTSPLQPLGYHARTPTTTQQLTPQTPNTPTITLTDCSLGPDDFGPSIAASFGTDIFATDDALGCQELSAMRQEDINALRQGLGPLDLDELQRLANSDMVISDPTTEADFRLEQR
- the LOC100116193 gene encoding CREB-regulated transcription coactivator 1 isoform X3, which gives rise to MANPRKFSEKIALINQKEAEETARFEAIMKEVSDVTSKVASANASPTSTAAASTSSSAGTSRQATASAAVPAGPEAAPTRPLSVKSAGASPPQSSGKLLHINLGQQYRAGSLPNVNANNAVGAGQSNVPELTGKDILLIGQIATSATLHSIDLKTALNNLEEMQQSQLCYRQGQAPAGNVQQPGGGGGTERGRSMGVGPMRHEKRHDTSPYSGVPYLSPPLPETHWRRTNSDSALHQSANEACHHQSHGSPMTHRRDQQRGAHGGSSNDNRGDSHHHHGFIERPRSSCDMPRVPGINVYPSSQPPGQQIPIGNNTGSLPDLSNVRFSSPLVTPLDQEDHSSGSQYSNSPQTSHQSPQTSPTTLSPTSLVQAASAQNHLSVPVNHRFLHSCKQGLTQENNTSASQQDLRVAGYSPQQQNVTGTTSPGIPQQHPVAHSPGHYVYQQPHSPVAPQSPNASQAQVHPQNTQGPFNSLNYRTTQMVNRPSPQSSPSITYQESPLSYSNNASAPSSPTGHHGPPNLSLDSQDQNVFINQVHADFEQFSMAPIDWAQMMQQLEDTGYTLSTPLDEMDSPSTTIGPYMNSPSHSGTYAQNDILSVTSELGSGDGGYFSTSPLQPLGYHARTPTTTQQLTPQTPNTPTITLTDCSLGPDDFGPSIAASFGTDIFATDDALGCQELSAMRQEDINALRQGLGPLDLDELQRLANSDMVISDPTTEADFRLEQR
- the LOC100116193 gene encoding CREB-regulated transcription coactivator 1 isoform X6 is translated as MANPRKFSEKIALINQKEAEETARFEAIMKEVSDVTSKVASANASPTSTAAASTSSSAGTSRQATASAAVPAGPEAAPTRPLSVKSAGASPPQSSGKLLHINLGQQYRAGSLPNVNANNAVGAGQSNVPELTGKDILLIGQIATSATLHSIDLKTALNNLEEMQQSQLCYRQGQAPAGNVQQPGGGGGTERGRSMGVGPMRHEKRHDTSPYSGVPYLSPPLPETHWRRTNSDSALHQSANEACHHQSHGSPMTHRRGSDAYQQRGAHGGSSNDNRGDSHHHHGFIERPRSSCDMPRVPGINVYPSSQPPGQQIPIGNNTGSLPDLSNVRFSSPLVTPLDQEDHSSGSQYSNSPQTSHQSPQTSPTTLSPTSLVQAASAQNHLSVPVNHRFLHSCKQGLTQENNTSASQQDLRVAGYSPQQQNVTGTTSPGIPQQHPVAHSPGHYVYQQPHSPVAPQSPNASQAQVHPQNTQGPFNSLNYRTTQMVNRPSPQSSPSITYQESPLSYSNNASAPSSPTGHHGPPNLSLDSQDQNVFINQVHADFEQFSMAPIMDSPSTTIGPYMNSPSHSGTYAQNDILSVTSELGSGDGGYFSTSPLQPLGYHARTPTTTQQLTPQTPNTPTITLTDCSLGPDDFGPSIAASFGTDIFATDDALGCQELSAMRQEDINALRQGLGPLDLDELQRLANSDMVISDPTTEADFRLEQR
- the LOC100116193 gene encoding CREB-regulated transcription coactivator 1 isoform X12; amino-acid sequence: MANPRKFSEKIALINQKEAEETARFEAIMKEVSDVTSKVASANASPTSTAAASTSSSAGTSRQATASAAVPAGPEAAPTRPLSVKSAGASPPQSSGKLLHINLGQQYRAGSLPNVNANNAVGAGQSNVPELTGKDILLIGQIATSATLHSIDLKTALNNLEEMQQSQLCYRQGQAPAGNVQQPGGGGGTERGRSMGVGPMRHEKRHDTSPYSGVPYLSPPLPETHWRRTNSDSALHQSANEACHHQSHGSPMTHRRDQQRGAHGGSSNDNRGDSHHHHGFIERPRSSCDMPRVPGINVYPSSQPPGQQIPIGNNTGSLPDLSNVRFSSPLVTPLDQEDHSSGSQYSNGLTQENNTSASQQDLRVAGYSPQQQNVTGTTSPGIPQQHPVAHSPGHYVYQQPHSPVAPQSPNASQAQVHPQNTQGPFNSLNYRTTQMVNRPSPQSSPSITYQESPLSYSNNASAPSSPTGHHGPPNLSLDSQDQNVFINQVHADFEQFSMAPIDWAQMMQQLEDTGYTLSTPLDEMDSPSTTIGPYMNSPSHSGTYAQNDILSVTSELGSGDGGYFSTSPLQPLGYHARTPTTTQQLTPQTPNTPTITLTDCSLGPDDFGPSIAASFGTDIFATDDALGCQELSAMRQEDINALRQGLGPLDLDELQRLANSDMVISDPTTEADFRLEQR
- the LOC100116193 gene encoding CREB-regulated transcription coactivator 1 isoform X16, which codes for MANPRKFSEKIALINQKEAEETARFEAIMKEVSDVTSKVASANASPTSTAAASTSSSAGTSRQATASAAVPAGPEAAPTRPLSVKSAGASPPQSSGKLLHINLGQQYRAGSLPNVNANNAVGAGQSNVPELTGKDILLIGQIATSATLHSIDLKTALNNLEEMQQSQLCYRQGQAPAGNVQQPGGGGGTERGRSMGVGPMRHEKRHDTSPYSGVPYLSPPLPETHWRRTNSDSALHQSANEACHHQSHGSPMTHRRGSDAYQQRGAHGGSSNDNRGDSHHHHGFIERPRSSCDMPRVPGINVYPSSQPPGQQIPIGNNTGSLPDLSNVRFSSPLVTPLDQEDHSSGSQYSNSPQTSHQSPQTSPTTLSPTSLVQAASAQNHLSVPVNHRFLHSCKQGLTQENNTSASQQDLRVAGYSPQQQNVTGTTSPGIPQQHPVAHSPGHYVYQQPHSPVAPQSPNASQAQVHPQNTQGPFNSLNYRTTQMVNRPSPQSSPSITYQMDSPSTTIGPYMNSPSHSGTYAQNDILSVTSELGSGDGGYFSTSPLQPLGYHARTPTTTQQLTPQTPNTPTITLTDCSLGPDDFGPSIAASFGTDIFATDDALGCQELSAMRQEDINALRQGLGPLDLDELQRLANSDMVISDPTTEADFRLEQR